In a single window of the Elaeis guineensis isolate ETL-2024a chromosome 6, EG11, whole genome shotgun sequence genome:
- the LOC105036739 gene encoding large ribosomal subunit protein eL37x produces the protein MGKGTGSFGKRRNKTHTLCVRCGRRSFHLQKSRCAACGYPSARIRKYNWSVKAIRRKTTGTGRMRYLRHVPRRFKSNFREGTQAAPRKKAAAASASF, from the exons ATG GGTAAGGGAACGGGGAGCTTCGGGAAGCGGAGGAACAAGACCCACACCCTCTGCGTCCGCTGCGGGCGCCGGAGCTTCCACCTTCAGAAGAGCCGATGCGCCGCCTGCGGGTACCCGTCCGCCCGGATCCGCAAAT ATAACTGGAGCGTGAAGGCGATCCGGAGAAAGACGACCGGGACTGGGAGGATGAGGTACCTCCGCCACGTCCCTCGCCGCTTCAAGAGCAACTTCCGTGAAG GTACTCAAGCGGCTCCGAGGAAAAAGGCGGCGGCGGCCTCTGCATCCTTCTAA